DNA sequence from the Carassius gibelio isolate Cgi1373 ecotype wild population from Czech Republic chromosome A14, carGib1.2-hapl.c, whole genome shotgun sequence genome:
ataataattgaagttTTAACAGCAAAAAGTAATCGTTGCCTTATGTTCTGGTATGTGGTTTTTGCAAGAGCAATGTTaagcatttatatatttcaactcTTCCTGCCACAAATATCTGAATGTATTAAAGGAAGACATGCAGTGCAGTTTTTGTTAGCATTGAAAAGTAGCATAAGGATTACAAATCTTCTTTAAGAATAAACCGTTAGAAGTTAGACCTGAATCTAAATCCTGCTTCTGCTTTATcatgtattttgtgttttacagaagaaagaaaatcataaagaaaaacAATAGTAATGACAGATATTGTGTTTTAGCATGAACtgtcccttttctttttttattttcttttttttatatttgtgtttattatttttcaaaaaatgtacTTCTCCAACTCTCAAACACATTTCTTTTTCAGCTGATGTCGCCAGTGACTTTTACTTTTCTTAACCCCTCCCcttaaaccatttatttatttaaaaaacaatctaGATGATTTAACAGCTAGTCAATTATTCAACCATTCTGACCAATGCCTACATATTACAGGCTAGATTAAACATGCAATTCTCAGTTTTGTACCGTACACAACAGGGGTTCCTGCTTCACCCCAAGAGCTCCTTGACCTGTAAAAGGTATAAAATTGCCTaaaggaacaaaataaatgtgtattaagGGAAACCGAGACAGTTTATCAACAGACCATCAGCAGAAGTATTTAACTCGTGAACTGATGGAATGACATCTTTCCCTTCTGGGTTATTACAGTACCTTACACATTGCAGAACAAATGGCGTCGCTCCATGGGTTCATTGAGTTTGTCTCGCAGCTAATCGACCCCGCTCATGAACGTTTGGTGTGTGTATTTAACCGCGTCTGCTGCTTACTGTTCAACATGTTGCTCGGACAGCTGGGTGATAAACAAAGCTATATGTCCGACCCATATGTagtatgagcatgtacaacaGCCACAAGGGCTCTATAATCTGTCAGACGCACAGACGCGCAGATTGTTGatgcaaacagacagacaaagagagaaaAGCCATCACCGTCAATTCAGTTAGAGGTATGGAAATTTTTCGTTTGAAGTCTATATCTTCCAGCACTCCTGAGATTATGccgttttcttttcatttgacGGGGTTTTGAAAGTTGGAATCATTACGCTTGAATGTCAAGGGATTCTTGTTTAATTTATCCTCTCAATCATGGCGCCCTTATCTTCCTGTCACGCAGTCTCGGATCTTTTAGTAGCTGAGATTCAGTGCAATTCATCTTTCTGTccctgtctctctgtgtctcccTCTTCAACCCCTCTAAGGGTCGCTGTACACGTGATAACTGTAAGTACCTGCATCCTCCGCCTCATCTCAAGACCCAGCTGGAGATAAACGGCAGGAACAACCTGATCCAGCAGAAGACCGCAGCCGCCATGCTGGCCCAGCAGATGCAGTTCATGCTGCCTGGAGCTCAGCTGCAGCCAATAGTGAGATCTGAATTTAATAACCAATAACGTCACGACCGTTTCTCTTGGCTTGAAAGCATTGCTTTATTATCCCTTGTTGTCTTTTTGTCTCTCATCCAGACATCGTTCCCAGTAACGCCTTCCTTGGCCAACAGTCCGAGCATGGCTTTCAGCCCATACCTGAGCCACATGAGCCCGGGAATCAGTCTCATGCCCGAACTTCTGCCCAGCGCCCCCGTGCTGGTCCCGGGGAGCCCCACTGGCATCGCCATGGGCAATGGAAATTCAACGCAGAAACATGTTCGCACAGACAAGCTTGAGGTGTTAAACACAGTTAACAACTTGCTTTTTCTCTTGAAATATCTCTATAACGGTTGCAAAATTGATTCGGCGTGCAACTCATTCTTAACCATTTGTGATAAAGACttaaaaagcatttcaaaatGTGTGCTGTGACTTTTCTAAAAGTTAGGAGACACATGACAGATGAAATTAGTATTTGTTCTAAAATCAGCTCATGATATCAAAGGTGTCTGATATCCTCAGACAGGATTGAAACATCTTCTGAAGTTTAAAGAAATCTGTGAAATCTGTCATCTAACTGCACGAGATTTGCAGTGTGGCTCTGGCTTTTGCCATCTATCGCTGACTCTTCCAGACTGTCGATCAGGGCAAAAATCTGTGTGAAAGTCATGAAGTGTATTCCAGCTTGTATTCATTAGACTTTAGACCATATTTAGCCAATGTTTGCCGATAAAACAAGCGTAAATGGTGAACCAATCCTGTAACACAATAGCCGTAAATGAGTAATCATATACTAAATTGTACCTAAATACATAcctaaattaaatattagtttaatataatatattgatgaGTTAAGGCATGTACTAATCAAGAACTATTTTTTAAGTCCGACATGAGTCATATGAATTCATGTGCCCAAAGTGTTATTTAACtcattattataatcataatcttTATTCACACATCAATTCGTATGACTCATGTCATGGTTacaattaactatttttatttaatttaggtaTTCGTACATGATTAATCATGTACTGTTATTGTATAGTGTTGTAAAGACTTGCATTGAATGAGTCAAAAATAACAACATTGGGGCTGGGCCATGAGTAAACACCTAACAACCAACCAAAGCAACTACAAAGTAACACGCTAAAAGAATCTTTCACCCTAATAGAAATAGAATTAGAAGTCCACACATCTTTTAACAAAGCCTGCTTTTTAATCGGACTAATGGGTGATGTTAAATCACTGTTGTCCTGGTCCCAGGTATGTCGAGAATTCCAGCGTGGGAACTGCACACGCGGGGAGAACGACTGCCGCTATGCCCACCCTATGGAGGCCGCCATGGTGGATGGCAGTGAGAACTCCGTCATTGTTTGCATGGATTACATCAAGGGCCGATGCACCCGTGACAAATGCAAGTACTTTCACCCTCCGGCTCACTTACAGGCCCGGATAAAGGCGGCGCAGCACCAAGCCAGCCAGAATGCTGCTGCCATGGTGAGTTACAGAGACGATCCCATTACGATGACATCACAAGCACTAACTCCCATAATTATGACAATCACACATCCCAGTACAGAAGATAATACTCTGTGGAAAAATGCCTTGTGTAAAGACAATATGGCAACACCATGAACTAGTTGTCATATTGATAATTAAGCTACATAATttgtgatttgtatttttattgtattaatacatataaatcaaaattattttaattacaaatatcatatataaaagtcattgtaaaaaaagttaatttgttaCACATCTAAATAATGTCTGACCATTTATTAAAAGCAGCTTGTTGTGGcataaatcaaactgaatcaaaaTGTGTAAAACTTATGAATGAATGTTAAAATGAATCAAGAGTGAGCTAATAATTTattctttattaataacattcGTGATTACCATTCGTTATTCAATGATATTGCATCACACCATTCAAAGGTTGGTTCTTCTCAACAAGAACAGTAATATTAtggaaatgttattacaattgaCAATAATGTGAGCAAATTTTGAAAAGTTGTTTGTTTCTGTGACGgtaatgaattttcagcatcattactccagtcttcagggtcacatgatcccaGTCTAATATTCTCAttcactcaagaaacattttttatcatcagtgctgaaaacattgtttacagtatacagtatatatcataCAGTAAACTTTCTGACCCCCACATTTTTAACTGTAATGTATGCATCAAgatcatttatttgtattgtattagttagattttaattaatttcattttaacttCTCACTCTTGCATCAGCTTATGCAGCTAATGATCATAATCAAATTACGTGTGATGTTCAAATTTGTTTTCAAACTCGTAAGTCTCACAAACAAAGACCTCAATGGATTACATAAGTAGTAAGATCGTCACTGCACCACTTTGCTGGAAAATGaggtatatgtaaaaaaaaatatatatatatatatattgtaatatgtgGGTAGTAATTTATCACATCTCGTGTCACTCTGGGCCATTTTAGCATCTGGTTTTATCCAAGTCAGCGTGTTCACTACACATATTTTAGAAACAGTCCCACTAGTAATCTAGAGTTCGGTGACCAGAAGCCTTCGTTTTTGCCAGTATGCCATTTTCAGTAAGCTCTACTAGTGTCAGATGaaggtgtgtgtatttataactCACTTTCCACGCACCTTCAATGTGAGGTTCATGAGTGTATTAAATAATTCAGATCCCCGGCAggagggtgtatgtgtgtgtctgcaggcGAGCTCTTTGTCTCTTGTGTGATGCATGAAGACCTGGGCACAGTGATCGGTTGCAAACGATGTCTGCAGTGCAGGTGCAGGAGAGAAAAACGATAAGAAAGGAAAAAACAAGCAATTCGTCAACAGAAACCTCTACTGCGGACAATTTCTCTTTAATAATGTGTCATTTTTATCCTGGCTCCCAAGTCTTATCATGTAGCATTTCTACGAAGGTTTATTTACAGTGCACAGATGTGGGGATGTTTTCTAGAAATCCTCCTCTTCTGCCTGCAGTCACCTGGTCTGCCTGAGGCTTTATCATTTGCTGGCTATATTTGACTCCTTCTCGGTTCATGCTGTCATTCTTTTTGAACACTGCTTGTTTGTCTTAACATCCTCACAGCTCTCTTTGTTGTCCTACAAGCTTATTACCCAGCTTTCTCTCTAACCTCAGCTGCATCTGTTCCTTCACGGCTCATTCTCTTGTCTCGTGTTTATGTCTACTGTCGTTGATTGGTTTGCCATCATCATGTGGTCACTGCTCGCTTACCCAGTCCTCAGAACGTCCTCTAAAGCGCAGCCTGCAACCAACTTTCAATCTGGTACATTCATCTTATACCCACTTTTGTGTCTTTTTTCATATAATTTGCTGATTTGTTTGTTTCTAATAGCTTAGTTTTTATCTGGGTGAAAGTGTAAATGCTGCAGGAAACCAGCAACAATTTCTGTGTAAACTAATCCCCGTGTCAGAAGAGAAATTACACTTTAATAAGTTTAGTAGTCTGAGTTCTAGAAGTATTTTCTTCACAGGAACTTCAGAAACTTTGAATCAAACCAACTAGCTCAGAAAGGAATCACtgtcatttgattacattttgaaTTTCTGAATGTAT
Encoded proteins:
- the LOC128027268 gene encoding muscleblind-like protein 3 isoform X3, which translates into the protein MAVNVTMGRDTKWLTLEVCREFQRGTCSRSDAECKFAHPSRTCHVENGRVIACFDSLKGRCTRDNCKYLHPPPHLKTQLEINGRNNLIQQKTAAAMLAQQMQFMLPGAQLQPITSFPVTPSLANSPSMAFSPYLSHMSPGISLMPELLPSAPVLVPGSPTGIAMGNGNSTQKHVRTDKLEVCREFQRGNCTRGENDCRYAHPMEAAMVDGSENSVIVCMDYIKGRCTRDKCKYFHPPAHLQARIKAAQHQASQNAAAMALPPGAMQQLPKRPTLEKTNGATAVFNPSMFHYQQALASMQLQQPAFIPTGFFKPPGPMTDGRWERRDWTSCRVPQSRYLLGPGHTVPMMHGATTSTVSSATTPVTNVPFAESATSNQ
- the LOC128027268 gene encoding muscleblind-like protein 3 isoform X7 — encoded protein: MLAQQMQFMLPGAQLQPITSFPVTPSLANSPSMAFSPYLSHMSPGISLMPELLPSAPVLVPGSPTGIAMGNGNSTQKHVRTDKLEVCREFQRGNCTRGENDCRYAHPMEAAMVDGSENSVIVCMDYIKGRCTRDKCKYFHPPAHLQARIKAAQHQASQNAAAMALPPGAMQQLPKRPTLEKTNGATAVFNPSMFHYQQALASMQLQQPAFIPTGSVFCMAPSGGIGFFKPPGPMTDGRWERRDWTSCRVPQSRYLLGPGHTVPMMHGATTSTVSSATTPVTNVPFAESATSNQTPPRY
- the LOC128027268 gene encoding muscleblind-like protein 3 isoform X4; the protein is MAVNVTMGRDTKWLTLEVCREFQRGTCSRSDAECKFAHPSRTCHVENGRVIACFDSLKGRCTRDNCKYLHPPPHLKTQLEINGRNNLIQQKTAAAMLAQQMQFMLPGAQLQPITSFPVTPSLANSPSMAFSPYLSHMSPGISLMPELLPSAPVLVPGSPTGIAMGNGNSTQKHVRTDKLEVCREFQRGNCTRGENDCRYAHPMEAAMVDGSENSVIVCMDYIKGRCTRDKCKYFHPPAHLQARIKAAQHQASQNAAAMALPPGAMQQLPKRPTLEKTNGATAVFNPSMFHYQQALASMQLQQPAFIPTGSVFCMAPSGGIVPMMHGATTSTVSSATTPVTNVPFAESATSNQTPPRY
- the LOC128027268 gene encoding muscleblind-like protein 3 isoform X5; its protein translation is MAVNVTMGRDTKWLTLEVCREFQRGTCSRSDAECKFAHPSRTCHVENGRVIACFDSLKGRCTRDNCKYLHPPPHLKTQLEINGRNNLIQQKTAAAMLAQQMQFMLPGAQLQPITSFPVTPSLANSPSMAFSPYLSHMSPGISLMPELLPSAPVLVPGSPTGIAMGNGNSTQKHVRTDKLEVCREFQRGNCTRGENDCRYAHPMEAAMVDGSENSVIVCMDYIKGRCTRDKCKYFHPPAHLQARIKAAQHQASQNAAAMALPPGAMQQLPKRPTLEKTNGATAVFNPSMFHYQQALASMQLQQPAFIPTDAAEVLSADPMDLQCVPMEAHFCPVPKLLVAAPMTLNPVSLSHNPTT
- the LOC128027268 gene encoding muscleblind-like protein 3 isoform X1, which gives rise to MAVNVTMGRDTKWLTLEVCREFQRGTCSRSDAECKFAHPSRTCHVENGRVIACFDSLKGRCTRDNCKYLHPPPHLKTQLEINGRNNLIQQKTAAAMLAQQMQFMLPGAQLQPITSFPVTPSLANSPSMAFSPYLSHMSPGISLMPELLPSAPVLVPGSPTGIAMGNGNSTQKHVRTDKLEVCREFQRGNCTRGENDCRYAHPMEAAMVDGSENSVIVCMDYIKGRCTRDKCKYFHPPAHLQARIKAAQHQASQNAAAMALPPGAMQQLPKRPTLEKTNGATAVFNPSMFHYQQALASMQLQQPAFIPTGSVFCMAPSGGIGFFKPPGPMTDGRWERRDWTSCRVPQSRYLLGPGHTVPMMHGATTSTVSSATTPVTNVPFAESATSNQTPPRY
- the LOC128027268 gene encoding muscleblind-like protein 3 isoform X2, whose amino-acid sequence is MAVNVTMGRDTKWLTLEVCREFQRGTCSRSDAECKFAHPSRTCHVENGRVIACFDSLKGRCTRDNCKYLHPPPHLKTQLEINGRNNLIQQKTAAAMLAQQMQFMLPGAQLQPITSFPVTPSLANSPSMAFSPYLSHMSPGISLMPELLPSAPVLVPGSPTGIAMGNGNSTQKHVRTDKLEVCREFQRGNCTRGENDCRYAHPMEAAMVDGSENSVIVCMDYIKGRCTRDKCKYFHPPAHLQARIKAAQHQASQNAAAMALPPGAMQQLPKRPTLEKTNGATAVFNPSMFHYQQALASMQLQQPAFIPTGFFKPPGPMTDGRWERRDWTSCRVPQSRYLLGPGHTVPMMHGATTSTVSSATTPVTNVPFAESATSNQTPPRY
- the LOC128027268 gene encoding muscleblind-like protein 3 isoform X6, giving the protein MAVNVTMGRDTKWLTLEVCREFQRGTCSRSDAECKFAHPSRTCHVENGRVIACFDSLKGRCTRDNCKYLHPPPHLKTQLEINGRNNLIQQKTAAAMLAQQMQFMLPGAQLQPITSFPVTPSLANSPSMAFSPYLSHMSPGISLMPELLPSAPVLVPGSPTGIAMGNGNSTQKHVRTDKLEVCREFQRGNCTRGENDCRYAHPMEAAMVDGSENSVIVCMDYIKGRCTRDKCKYFHPPAHLQARIKAAQHQASQNAAAMALPPGAMQQLPKRPTLEKTNGATAVFNPSMFHYQQALASMQLQQPAFIPTVPMMHGATTSTVSSATTPVTNVPFAESATSNQTPPRY